The following are encoded in a window of Colletotrichum lupini chromosome 3, complete sequence genomic DNA:
- a CDS encoding BAH domain-containing protein has translation MSTSRKRPRAEVEENKAECPFSITYAEPDIKAQKKSKKRRKPEQEEEDGKKSSKQLSPFSPSGDFNGKSANDVLDLEYHVHPQKKWLEMTRYNSFVLNGTKYFSEGFIYVANDQTVQRQKAAAEGSTDANEPEKVLKRSKSEDDWVARILEIRASDEHHVYARIYWMYWPEELPEGTMEGKRYTGGRQPYHGHNELIASNHMDIINVVSVTLPATVKQWIEENDDEIQEALYWRQAFDCRTQQLSSVERTCKCRQPANPDKTLVGCSNKECGKWLHEHCLREETLMRTYERLGKDKPHFTAKPPTDGTASVAESDKVKEEKPLDDGVNEPLSPTESGADVKQTIDAKPSDALEEINGQSVTEGTPAVVDEHVSQPPTTPATPTVPEVSAAASSRKVRSFKKKPSSADAKPWEGLFEARILMDMTPSTIKIRDLRENVTEGEKVWTEPLLCVVCGGSFHKPPTRRWGAELHFSMYLFQQALYSTHRSGDLGSAAVLLMTISNMIGVRDEGGQVWAGGARPGQLKASLKEEDWLFGCGWSWHKELVLVYSQETDRRTPTKGDAKGEQGQQSGQFGDQSLASTIVMIDETCSIDQRRLMWWFTVIIAVQHRELQELRRQWRAALTREVAIAPRTHSLSPCLFNMPEVVGAAQNSRSWGIQSTPPPFHRQRLRRSSNTTSSSDRHTYKEPIMASVDPFDSALDLLRRLNPKHTTDHLNAIISLAPDLTEDLLSSVDQPLTVKRCKQTGRDYLLCDYNRDGDSYRSPWSNQFDPPLDEGGVGGVGAGGSEGAGEGAIPSERVRKMEVKANEAFDVYRDLYYEGGVSSVYFWNLDDGFAGVVLLKKSATPGGSAEGVWDSIHVFEAIERGRTTQYKLTSTVILSLSTSTNALGDMDLSGNMTRQVEQELPVDGDESHIANVGRLVEDMELKMRNLLQEVYFGKAKDVVGDLRSVGSLSGAGRDRAAQREIIGSMQNTGVAPDVEIGLYGLAFSKPGFSISPKIEFHCFASLASVEEKKETIARAYISCLESLDPLTDAFFFLLRQQGSSLCLVRFLTCMGLGERSLSPMFGTICVRQGSVGSLYHCGAWMDHHTGFKTFRLFALFMVYASIQVLGFRIWFLLHRDMRCRLWTYFRSMLRGTSTDSARVEVIVAMYSCEDLNHQLRVSSWPPSSHKEENRLRERDLVGISSNHSSAPSGRNSFGKIFQPALVLAVLDPQLYSHFSSAPRGSRDNLRIGNCSLGYARKPGSRIRFTQKPVRDLPK, from the exons ATGTCCACCTCGCGCAAGCGCCCTCGCGCCGAGGTCGAGGAAAACAAGGCCGAATGCCCCTTCAGCATCACCTACGCCGAACCCGACATCAAGGCACAGAAGAAATccaagaagaggaggaaacCAGagcaagaagaggaagatggGAAGAAGAGCTCCAAGCAACTCTCTCCCTTCTCCCCTTCCGGCGACTTCAACGGCAAGAGCGCTAACGATGTTCTGGACTTGGAATACCATGTGCATCCGCAGAAGAAGTGGTTGGAGATGACACGATACAATAGCTTCGTCC TAAACGGGACGAAGTATTTCAGTGAGGGCTTTATCTACGTCGCAAACGACCAGACAGTCCAACGCCAAAAGGCCGCAGCGGAAGGCTCGACAGATGCCAACGAGCCTGAGAAGGTCCTGAAGCGGTCCAAGTCCGAAGACGACTGGGTAGCGCGCATTCTGGAGATCCGCGCTAGTGATGAACACCACGTCTATGCGCGCATATACTGGATGTACTGGCCGGAGGAGCTGCCGGAGGGCACGATGGAAGGAAAGAGATACACGGGAGGTCGTCAGCCGTACCACGGCCACAACGAGCTGATTGCTTCCAACCACA TGGACATCATCAACGTCGTTAGTGTGACATTGCCCGCCACCGTCAAGCAATGGATTGAAGAGAACGACGACGAGATTCAGGAGGCCCTCTATTGGCGTCAGGCCTTTGACTGTCGCACCCAGCAGCTCTCG TCAGTTGAACGCACCTGCAAATGCCGACAGCCCGCCAACCCGGATAAGACCCTCGTCGGGTGCTCCAACAAGGAATGCGGAAAGTGGCTACACGAACACTGTCTTCGAGAGGAAACCCTGATGCGAACATACGAGCGACTTGGCAAGGACAAGCCCCACTTCACCGCGAAACCCCCGACAGACGGAACAGCGTCGGTCGCTGAGAGCGACAAGGTCAAGGAAGAAAAGCCGCTCGATGACGGTGTAAACGAACCCCTCAGCCCTACCGAGAGCGGTGCCGACGTGAAGCAAACAATCGATGCCAAGCCGAGCGATGCGCTAGAAGAGATCAATGGGCAGTCAGTAACCGAGGGAACGCCTGCCGTTGTCGATGAGCACGTTTCGCAACCACCTACAACTCCTGCCACACCAACCGTACCCGAGGTGTCGGCAGCGGCGTCGTCACGCAAGGTGAGATCCTTCAAGAAGAAGCCGTCTTCCGCCGACGCAAAGCCGTGGGAGGGCTTGTTCGAGGCGAGGATCTTGATGGACATGACCCCATCGACGATTAAAATCAGGGATCTTCGAGAGAACGTCACTGAAGGCGAGAAGGTGTGGACTGAGCCGCTGCTCTGCGTCGTTTGCGGA GGGTCATTTCACAAACCGCCAACGCGACGATGGGGTGCCGAGCTTCACTTCTCGATGTACTTATTCCAGCAGGCACTTTATTCAACACACCGGAGCGGTGACTTAGGAAGTGCTGCTGTTTTGCTTATGACGATTTCCAATATGATTGGGGTTC GGGATGAGGGAGGACAGGTCTGGGCAGGCGGGGCGAGACCTGGACAGCTGAAGGCGAGTCTCAAGGAAGAAGACTGGTTATTCGGGTGTGGCTGGA GTTGGCATAAGGAATTGGTCTTGGTGTATTCTCAAGAGACAGACAGAAGGACGCCAACAAAAGGGGACGCAAAAGGCGAACAAGGCCAGCAGAGCGGCCAATTTGGAGACCAGAGTCTTGCGAGCA CCATTGTCATGATTGATGAGACTTGCTCGATTGACCAGAGACGTCTCATGTGGTGGTTCACTGTGATTATTGCCGTTCAACACCGAGAGCTCCAAGAGCTCCGGCGGCAGTGGAGAGCTGCGCTGACTCGAGAGGTAGCAATAGCTCCAAGAACTCACTCCCTTT CTCCGTGCCTCTTTAACATGCCCGAGGTGGTAGGTGCAGCCCAGAACTCCCGGTCCTGGGGAA TCCAATCGACACCGCCACCCTTTCATCGCCAACGACTCCGAAGAAGCTCAAACACAACCTCCTCCAGCGATAGACACACATACAAAGAGCCCATCATGGCCTCCGTCGACCCCTTCGACTCGGCTCT CGacctcctccgccgcctGAACCCGAAACACACGACCGACCACCTGAACGCAATCATTTCCCTCGCACCGGATCTGACGGAGGACCTTCTCTCGTCCGTCGACCAACCCCTGACCGTCAAGCGCTGCAAGCAGACGGGCCGCGACTACCTCCTCTGCGACTACAACCGCGACGGCGACAGCTACCGCTCCCCATGGAGCAACCAGTTCGACCCGCCTCTGGACGAGGGCGGCGTCGGCGGCGTCGGTGCCGGCGGTAGCGAGGGCGCCGGCGAAGGCGCGATCCCGAGCGAGAGGGTCCGCAAGATGGAGGTCAAGGCCAATGAGGCGTTTGACGTGTACCGAGATCTGTACTACGAGGGTGGTGTGAGCAGCGTATACTTTTGGAACCTGGACGATGGATTCGCCGGCGTGGTTCTCTTGAAGAAAT CCGCGACCCCCGGCGGAAGCGCAGAGGGCGTATGGGACTCGATCCACGTTTTCGAGGCCATTGAGCGCGGCCGCACGACGCAGTACAAGCTCACCTCGACCGTCATCCTCTCGCTCTCCACCTCGACCAACGCCCTGGGCGACATGGACCTCAGCGGCAACATGACGCGGCAGGTTGAGCAGGAGCTCCCCGTCGACGGCGACGAGAGCCACATTGCCAACGTGGGACGGCTCGTCGAGGACATGGAGCTCAAGATGCGTAACCTGCTGCAGGAGGTCTACTTTGGCAAGGCCAAGGACGTCGTCGGCGACCTGCGGAGCGTGGGCAGCCTTAGCGGGGCTGGTAGGGACCGCGCGGCGCAGAGGGAGATTATCGGGAGCATGCAGAA CACGGGTGTGGCGCCGGATGTCGAGATCGGGTTGTACGGCTTGGCATTTTCCAAGCCGGGCTTTTCAATATCCCCCAAGATCGAGTTTCACTGTTTTGCGTCGTTGGCGTCGGTGGAGGAGAAAAAGGAAACGATCGCGCGCGCCTACATCTCTTGTCTTGAATCTCTAGATCCCTTGACAGATGCATTTTTTTTCTTGCTCCGGCAGCAGGGCT CGTCCCTTTGCCTGGTTCGGTTTTTGACGTGTATGGGTTTGGGGGAGAGAAGTTTGTCTCCGATGTTCGGCACGATTTGCGTTCGACAAGGCTCTGTTGGATCTCTGTATCACTGTGGCGCTTGGATGGACCATCACACCGGCTTCAAGACTTTTCGTCTCTTTGCCCTCTTTATGGTATACGCAAGTATACAAGTCCTCGGTTTTCGGATATGGTTTCTTCTGCATAGAGACATGCGTTGTAGACTCTGGACATATTTTCGGTCCATGTTGCGCGGCACCAGCACCGATTCGGCGCGTGTA
- a CDS encoding autophagy protein Atg22 has protein sequence MVPRQEQHARPPPAPRLWSRLSTLSKRSFRSFTSDFEADDERSDTDSDFDRMSGSSSDGFLHGLGRYKGEDTRPTSQKELSGWYAYAFAAETYVICGSFIPILLETLARENGVLLSDRTTPCGTSDSKNKTDGQCVVYPLGIEINTASFAMYTFSISVLLQVLLVVSVSSAADHGNSRKKLLLTFAWVGSFSVMAYIFVNKTTYLLGALLAIVSNTCFGASFVLLNSFLPLLVRHHPEVIASETVHTPDLGHSDLESRPLDGSHVDQDPASAEVEDQHSPLLGGHGNGNGGYPLVRKATHEELTSVELQLSTQISAKGIGIGYIAGLFVQCVAIAIVIALKNTTWSQRVALSFCGLWWAVFTIPAAMWLRPRPGPPMPVTSGKGIRAWPTYVAMAWKSLFNTVRLARRLRDIVLFLCAWFLVSDAIATTSSTAILFAKTQLHMKPWALGMINVISTIAGVIGAFSWAFISRKFHLKPHQTILVCIGLFELIPIYGLLGYLPIVQRWGVIGLQQPWEMYPLAAVYGLVLGGLSSYCRSLYGELIPEGSEAAFYALYAASDKGSSVFGPAIVGAIIDQSGDIRPAFWFLAALVGLPAPLIWSVNVERGKREGQKLAETIEGFKSLQAETGSETEDSDDRPILSAYDDEEEEVEHEHNRTRGN, from the exons ATGGTTCCAAGACAAGAGCAACACGCTCGACCACCACCTGCACCACGCTTATGGTCGCGTCTTTCAACTTTGTCAAAACGCTCTTTTCGCTCCTTCACCTCCGACTTCGAGGCCGATGACGAGCGTTCCGATACAGATTCCGACTTTGACAGAATGAGCGGCAGCAGTAGTGATGGTTTCCTTCACGGCCTAGGCCGCTACAAAGGCGAAGACACTCGGCCCACGAGCCAAAAGGAGCTGTCTGGTTGGTATGCATACGCCTTTGCTGCCGAAACCTATGTCATATGTG GTTCCTTCATCCCGATCCTCCTCGAGACCCTCGCCCGCGAAAATGGCGTCCTATTGTCTGATCGAACGACCCCGTGTGGTACGAGCGACTCGAAAAACAAAACTGATGGACAATGCGTCGTGTATCCTTTGGGTATCGAGATCAACACGGCGAGTTTCGCCATGTACACCTTCTCCATAAGCGTCCTGCTGCAGGTTCTCCTTGTCGTGAGCGTCAGCAGTGCCGCAGATCACGGCAACTCGAGAAAGAAGCTTTTGCTCACCTTCGCCTGGGTTGGAAGTTTCTCCGTCATGGCCTATATCTTTGTCAACAAAACCACCTATCTCTTGGGTGCTCTGCTGGCTATCGTTTCGAACACATGTTTTGGCGCCTCATTCGTGCTCCTCAACTCATTCCTGCCGCTATTGGTCCGGCATCATCCGGAAGTGATTGCTTCCGAGACTGTTCACACTCCCGACTTGGGACATTCGGACCTGGAATCGCGACCGCTCGATGGTTCCCACGTTGACCAAGATCCCGCCAGTGCCGAGGTTGAGGACCAACATTCGCCCTTACTCGGTGGGCATGGAAACGGAAACGGAGGCTACCCGTTGGTTCGGAAAGCTACTCATGAGGAGCTCACCTCCGTCGAGCTCCAGCTGTCCACTCAGATTTCCGCCAAGGGCATTGGCATTGGCTACATTGCCGGCCTATTCGTACAGTGTGTCGCCATTGCCATAGTGATTGCACTGAAAAACACTACCTGGTCGCAAAGGGTTGCATTGTCTTTTTGCGGTCTTTGGTGG GCAGTCTTCACGATCCCTGCTGCCATGTGGCTCCGCCCTCGGCCAGGTCCACCAATGCCCGTCACGTCGGGCAAAGGAATTCGAGCTTGGCCAACTTATGTGGCTATGGCCTGGAAATCGTTATTCAACACTGTCCGGCTTGCTCGTCGCCTACGAGACATCGTTCTGTTTCTATGCGCCTGGTTTTTGGTCAGTGATGCGATTGCAACTACATCTTCCACGGCCATATTGTTCGCCAAAACGCAACTCCACATGAAGCCTTGGGCTTTGGGTATGATCAATGTGATCTCCACTATAGCTGGCGTTATCGGTGCCTTCAGCTGGGCTTTCATCTCACGCAAGTTCCACTTGAAGCCACATCAGACAATCCTTGTCTGTATCGGTCTCTTCGAGCTCATTCCGATCTACGGACTTCTCGGATATTTGCCGATTGTGCAGAGATGGGGCGTGATCGGACTGCAGCAACCGTGGGAAATGTATCCCCTAGCTGCCGTGTACGGACTGGTGTTGGGAGGCTTGAGTTCATATTGCAGATCGCTGTACGGCGAGTTGATCCCCGAGGGAAGCGAAGCTGCCTTTTACGCTCTATACGCTGCATCCGACAAAGGTTCGAGTGTTTTTGGACCTGCGATTGTCGGAGCCATCATTGATCAATCTGGTGATATCCGGCCGGCGTTTTGGTTCTTGGCGGCATTGGTTGGGCTTCCGGCGCCTCTCATCTGGAGCGTGAACGTGGAGCGCGGCAAGCGGGAGGGCCAGAAACTCGCAGAGACTATTGAGGGATTCAAGAGTCTACAGGCTGAAACCGGCAGCGAGACAGAGGACAGCGACGATCGTCCGATTCTCAGTGCCTATGAcgatgaggaggaagaagtCGAACACGAGCATAACCGGACCAGGGGGAACTGA